In Bactrocera oleae isolate idBacOlea1 chromosome 3, idBacOlea1, whole genome shotgun sequence, a genomic segment contains:
- the dbr gene encoding serine-rich adhesin for platelets — MENPSSTFEYLCRVCAANTKGKNSVAECVYILKTPALKDKIERFLYLTISEEDILPKVLCKACFRQVEATASLSKIAKHTQKVFRDFIFNTKSCLQAESSESSNPTTKTPPTKSPKECASITQVPEKPKPKEREKPVVQSAESTPPASLPASSTCAHKDEVVLNVSVNDPLTRETQHKMITASRRQNSLDTRFTPKSIAQRGFASTPKHTEVAASTKKPTTSGVINFFPNRQQQVTTVTSGGYVIGCVPETVPTNKTTADPPKQNANTLQQKRKNLKNALNNIKAVNAGQVSLLKVSQKLGQNAQGNQPQSKAVEPPTLLVEDDVQAEPLPEKMIIAATKQQKHQVQVSPQSTPHNEPTTEQQMQSEPTDLSQSARPSIPDDILLGKVIKDGDLLKLILKALKWPVNKHTMEAQLERLRNSRFATIMADPNLLQDADLTQIMGPYLGPVLQAAQMLQQQQQQVAAAAAAAAAVTKETELQVAGITTALPYKLPAETSVQLVPASPEEDAEVTDVTPKASASNQSLKRDAENDNIKLAPPKKVRKVSARGRSASIFNNDEYAALNSTLTSQYLNSKSTPDIHVDLDPAALFTHLSMLSGLSATSSNDALLALLQRQRAALSRMQQPQSQPQPRRQRSNSIITVPASGSDFVFDTDDIILMEPDDCTESTTTNSQNNGDANAGSSSSLSQNESITFPVPQQVSKPMITRPIIKRRKTVIQASPARLNLAINTKEVTPVTSTPAESVACTATTTKLVAASSNILQSTTAPPRKPSKTQSLDSLNTIATQYPSNIISIGTQVPSNTTNVSEAAPTAIVTKATETMLTVTAAAATSVSSLVGNNTTTNTVTTNASAAGRTTTRNSNAVKRQSSSKSALGQQLLEAIGLQKVATENKDVAVVSATTPAPRGSIQQIRSALKKSLQKAQEQQQQRSKKAPSSVIIDDNSEETVNVVKEVVVQPRAKSASNTAAGPLDVEEEINKITLVLQSKAKEDKKIEETDKRLTAAAPSRIPGIRRKLLPPTRNRKSTVTLVADEIVDLIDDEENQDAAEGKSVAKKDLHCSNAEQEETDVYLTATSLASLQGVHKADIKDAKSTSPTRRRGRRLKDEIELEDDEDDDDDDKPLKPKTEKNAGDRHEGETRNSTPAPRQRSRPPPANGRKAPSERDFEKESDDTASVKNDNESTTSTIVSTRPSRISKTMSKYYKGPDKSPGTTRRSAVSTRSSRARN; from the exons ATGGAGAACCCATCGTCCACATTCGAGTATTTATGTCGTGTCTGTGCCGCCAACACGAAAGGCAAAAACTCTGTGGCcgaatgtgtttatatactgAAGACGCCAGCATTAAAGGATAAAATTGAGAGATTCTTGTATTTGACG ATTTCAGAAGAGGATATACTACCAAAGGTGTTATGCAAGGCTTGTTTCCGCCAAGTGGAAGCCACTGCATCGCTGTCAAAAATcgccaaacacacacaaaagGTTTTCCGTGATTTCATCTTCAATACAAAG TCGTGTTTGCAAGCTGAAAGCAGTGAAAGCAGCAACCCCACTACTAAAACTCCCCCAACCAAGTCGCCAAAAGAATGTGCGTCTATCACTCAAGTACCGGAGAAGCCGAAACCAAAGGAGCGAGAGAAGCCGGTTGTACAGAGTGCTGAATCCACGCCACCAGCATCACTGCCAGCATCGTCGACATGTGCCCACAAAGACGAGGTCGTACTAAATGTCTCTGTTAACGATCCGTTGACCCGCGAGACCCAGCACAAGATGATAACAGCATCGCGTCGTCAGAATTCGCTGGATACGCGCTTCACACCGAAATCTATTGCACAACGTGGCTTTGCCAGTACGCCGAAGCATACAGAAGTTGCAGCTTCCACCAAGAAGCCAACAACATCGGGTGTCATAAATTTCTTTCCCAATAGACAACAGCAGGTAACGACAGTTACAAGCGGTGGTTACGTAATTGGTTGTGTACCTGAAACCGTGCCAACAAACAAAACTACAGCCGATCCGCCTAAGCAGAACGCTAATACATTACAACAGAAGcgtaaaaatcttaaaaatgcattaaacaACATCAAAGCCGTTAATGCTGGCCAAGTTTCCTTACTCAAGGTCTCACAAAAGCTTGGTCAAAATGCTCAGGGTAACCAACCACAATCGAAAGCTGTCGAGCCGCCAACTTTGTTGGTTGAAGATGATGTACAGGCAGAGCCGCTTCCAGAGAAGATGATAATTGccgcaacaaaacaacaaaaacatcaaGTACAAGTTTCTCCTCAGTCCACTCCACATAACGAGCCAACAACCGAGCAACAAATGCAATCGGAACCGACGGATTTGTCACAGTCGGCCAGACCCAGTATTCCCGATGACATCTTGCTCGGTAAAGTAATCAAAGATGGAGATCTGCTCAAACTCATATTGAAAGCACTGAAATGGCCGGTGAATAAACACACAATGGAGGCGCAATTGGAACGTTTACGTAACTCACGTTTTGCCACCATAATGGCTGATCCGAATCTGCTGCAAGACGCCGATCTTACACAAATAATGGGACCCTATTTGGGTCCGGTTTTGCAGGCGGCACAAAtgttgcaacagcaacagcaacaagtagcagcagcagctgcgGCGGCTGCAGCAGTCACCAAAGAAACGGAGTTGCAAGTGGCTGGCATAACAACAGCGTTGCCGTACAAACTGCCGGCAGAGACTTCAGTGCAGTTGGTGCCAGCTAGCCCAGAAGAAGATGCGGAAGTAACAGACGTCACACCGAAGGCGAGCGCTTCGAATCAATCATTGAAGCGAGACGCAGAGAATGATAACATAAAATTAGCACCTCCCAAAAAGGTGCGAAAAGTGTCGGCACGTGGACGCAGCGCGTCGATATTTAACAACGATGAATACGCTGCTTTGAATTCTACACTCACTTCGCAATATCTAAATTCCAAGTCGACACCCGACATTCACGTCGATCTCGATCCAGCGGCATTATTTACACATTTGAGCATGCTAAGCGGTCTCAGTGCCACCAGCTCGAATGACGCCTTGCTGGCACTGCTACAACGGCAACGCGCCGCTCTCAGCCGCATGCAACAGCCCCAGTCACAACCACAGCCCAGACGTCAGCGTAGCAACTCGATTATCACAGTGCCCGCTAGCGGAAGTGATTTTGTTTTCGATACAGATGATATTATATTGATGGAACCAGATGATTGCACtgaaagcacaacaacaaactcGCAAAATAATGGCGATGCAAACGCGGGTAGTTCCTCGAGTCTATCACAAAACGAGTCCATCACCTTCCCAGTACCACAACAGGTATCCAAACCAATGATAACACGTCCAATCATTAAGCGTCGCAAAACCGTTATACAAGCTTCACCAGCGCGTTTGAATCTTGCCATAAATACTAAGGAAGTAACACCTGTCACCTCAACACCAGCTGAGAGCGTAGCCTGCactgccacaacaacaaaattggtGGCGGCCTCTTCCAATATATTACAATCCACAACAGCGCCGCCAAGGAAACCCTCCAAAACACAATCCCTCGACAGCCTCAACACAATTGCCACCCAATACCCATCCAACATCATCTCAATTGGTACACAAGTACCATCAAACACAACGAATGTGAGCGAAGCCGCGCCAACCGCAATTGTAACTAAAGCAACGGAGACTATGTTGACAGTTACGGCAGCTGCGGCTACCAGTGTGTCCTCGCTAGTGGGCAACAATACGACTACCAACACTGTTACAACGAATGCTAGCGCAGCCGGCAGGACGACTACGCGTAACAGTAACGCAGTTAAAAGACAAAGCTCGAGCAAATCTGCGCTTGGCCAACAGTTACTCGAAGCGATCGGACTGCAGAAAGTCGCAACGGAGAATAAAGATGTTGCTGTTGTGTCAGCAACCACACCAGCGCCGCGTGGTTCAATACAGCAAATACGCAGCGCCTTGAAAAAATCTTTGCAGAAAGCACaggagcaacagcagcagcgcaGCAAAAAAGCTCCGTCCTCGGTCATCATTGACGATAATTCTGAAGAGACGGTAAATGTTGTGAAGGAAGTAGTGGTTCAACCACGCGCAAAATCAGCGTCCAACACAGCAGCCGGTCCGCTAGATGTGGAGGAGGAGATTAATAAAATCACATTGGTGTTGCAGAGCAAAGCGAAAGAAGATAAGAAAATCGAAGAGACAGACAAACGATTGACCGCGGCGGCGCCAAGCAGAATTCCTGGTATAAGACGAAAACTACTGCCGCCCACACGCAATCGCAAGTCGACAGTTACACTTGTGGCCGATGAAATAGTTGATCTCATCGACGATGAAGAAAATCAGGATGCTGCTGAGGGGAAAAGTGTCGCCAAAAAGGATTTACA CTGCTCCAATGCGGAACAGGAAGAAACTGATGTCTACCTAACAGCCACAAGCTTAGCCTCGTTACAGGGCGTTCACAAAGCTGACATTAAAGATGCAAAGAGTACTTCACCAACGCGTAGACGTGGAAGAAGATTAAAAGACGAAATTGAGTTAGAGGACGATGAAGATGATGACGATGACGATAAGCCGTTGAAGCCCAAAACGGAAAAGAATGCCGGCGACAGGCATGAAGGTGAAACGCGAAACAGTACGCCGGCACCACGTCAACGCAGTCGACCACCACCGGCTAATGGGCGCAAAGCGCCGAGTGAGCGTGACTTCGAAAAGGAAAGCGACGATACGGCGAGCGTCAAGAATGACAACGAAAGCACCACCAGCACAAT tgTCAGCACACGACCTTCACGCATCAGCAAAACGATGTCTAAATACTACAAGGGTCCAGATAAATCGCCCGGAACAACGCGACGATCTGCAGTTTCGACGCGCAGCAGTAGAGCGAG aAACTAA